In a single window of the Planctomycetota bacterium genome:
- a CDS encoding adenosylhomocysteinase — translation ASFTNQTIAQIDLALFNAGKENLSGVDYSENKVYLLPKKLDEKVARLHLDKLGVKLTQMSQDQADYIGVPLDGPYKPDHYRY, via the coding sequence CCGCCTCGTTCACCAACCAGACGATCGCCCAGATCGACCTGGCCCTGTTCAACGCCGGCAAGGAGAACCTCTCGGGCGTCGATTACTCCGAGAACAAGGTGTACCTCCTGCCCAAGAAGCTCGACGAGAAGGTCGCCCGCCTGCACCTGGACAAGCTCGGCGTGAAGCTCACGCAGATGAGCCAAGACCAGGCCGACTACATCGGCGTCCCCTTGGACGGCCCGTACAAGCCGGACCACTACCGGTACTAA
- a CDS encoding tetratricopeptide repeat protein, whose translation MRNLALIAVVCFLTVAVTGCRNPVSNVVTFGKQFRAQGVKHYDAGDYERARSAFEEATEQNPSDYLSHYYLGQTYRQQGKDQLAIQALNTALRVRLTTGGGRKDIAARNDITFALGQAVAESPSGDAALNKLEFDARTENKADFWMAVAEAYRARGDADNALDAYAQAAEAAPSDPFLAKRYAFYADGLGQSELAGPLLINAYDLQPEDPEVIAALEANDIIPGPSLRSRDKLVDPIIPKGPLPQFRAGFEDNRNEPIDLDEVRRRYEDGE comes from the coding sequence ATGCGAAACCTCGCCCTGATCGCTGTCGTTTGTTTCCTCACCGTCGCCGTGACCGGTTGTCGTAATCCCGTCTCGAACGTGGTGACCTTCGGCAAGCAGTTCCGCGCCCAGGGCGTGAAGCACTACGACGCCGGTGACTACGAACGCGCCCGCAGCGCTTTCGAGGAAGCCACCGAGCAGAACCCGTCGGATTACCTTTCGCACTATTACCTCGGGCAGACCTATCGCCAGCAGGGCAAGGACCAGCTCGCGATCCAGGCGCTCAACACGGCGCTGCGTGTGCGGCTTACGACCGGCGGCGGTCGCAAGGACATCGCCGCCCGCAACGACATCACCTTTGCCCTGGGTCAGGCGGTCGCCGAGAGCCCGTCGGGTGACGCGGCGCTCAACAAGCTTGAGTTCGACGCGCGGACCGAGAACAAAGCCGACTTCTGGATGGCCGTCGCCGAGGCCTACCGGGCCCGCGGCGACGCCGACAACGCGCTCGACGCCTATGCCCAAGCCGCGGAGGCCGCGCCCAGCGATCCATTCCTCGCCAAGCGGTATGCCTTTTATGCCGACGGTCTGGGCCAGTCGGAGCTTGCGGGCCCGCTGTTGATCAATGCCTACGACCTCCAACCCGAGGACCCCGAGGTGATCGCGGCCCTGGAAGCCAACGACATCATCCCCGGCCCGAGCTTGCGTAGTCGCGACAAGCTCGTCGATCCGATCATCCCCAAAGGGCCGTTGCCGCAGTTCCGGGCCGGCTTCGAAGACAACCGCAACGAGCCGATCGACCTCGACGAAGTCCGCCGGCGGTACGAAGACGGGGAATGA
- a CDS encoding ABC transporter permease gives MVPAIIERVGNDSLKAISGFGAFFAFFAQTWRWFFSHGWRWNTFRLIFPQMYEVGVRSVPVIAITGGFIGMVMAIETFSQFKAFGQEERIGGVIGLTVVKQIGPVLAAVMLAGRVGGALTAELGTMNVTEQLDALRVMGTDPIRFLVVPRFVACVLLTPILTIYSDLLGVLGGWLISVKFLGVPNQPYWYYSADLIDTWNIMEGLMKSVFFGGAIGIIACYKGFNCGSGAKGVGSACTEAFVTSFLAIIVLNFFFAKLLQDLFRAIYGDSGPLI, from the coding sequence ATGGTTCCCGCGATCATCGAACGTGTCGGTAATGACTCGCTCAAAGCGATCTCGGGCTTCGGCGCATTCTTCGCCTTTTTCGCACAGACCTGGCGGTGGTTTTTCTCCCACGGCTGGCGGTGGAACACTTTTCGGCTGATCTTCCCGCAAATGTACGAGGTCGGCGTCCGGTCCGTTCCGGTCATCGCGATCACCGGCGGTTTCATCGGCATGGTGATGGCGATCGAGACGTTTTCACAGTTCAAGGCCTTCGGCCAGGAGGAACGCATCGGCGGCGTCATCGGCCTCACCGTCGTGAAGCAGATCGGCCCGGTGCTGGCCGCGGTCATGCTCGCCGGACGCGTCGGCGGCGCACTCACCGCCGAGCTCGGCACCATGAACGTCACCGAGCAGCTCGATGCGCTGCGGGTGATGGGGACGGACCCGATCCGCTTTCTCGTGGTGCCGCGATTCGTCGCGTGCGTCCTGCTCACGCCGATCCTCACGATTTACTCCGACCTGCTCGGCGTGCTCGGGGGGTGGCTCATCAGCGTGAAGTTCCTTGGCGTGCCAAATCAGCCATACTGGTACTACTCGGCCGACCTGATCGACACATGGAACATCATGGAGGGGCTGATGAAGTCGGTCTTCTTCGGCGGCGCGATCGGCATCATCGCCTGCTACAAGGGGTTCAACTGCGGCTCGGGCGCGAAAGGCGTCGGCAGCGCCTGCACCGAGGCGTTCGTGACGAGCTTCCTGGCGATCATCGTGCTCAACTTCTTCTTCGCCAAGCTGCTGCAAGACCTGTTCCGGGCCATCTACGGTGATTCGGGGCCGTTGATATGA
- a CDS encoding ABC transporter ATP-binding protein, producing the protein MNQDTSTGATWAGDFAEAKLHEHGQTPDVGPPLVRLVNLHKSFGKLLVLDGVDLVVNRGETLVVLGASGSGKSVMLKHIVGLLGPDQGEVYFDDIRIDRLNERELAEVRHRFGYLFQQGALFDSLNNLQNVGFPLRQHTRKTNEEIDATALRMLKMVGLPDVGPKMPSEVSGGQRKRVALARAIAMEPDIVFYDEPTTGLDPIRSDAISELILKLQRELEVTSVVVTHDMANAFKVGDRIVMLHHGKIIFNGTGDEIRDCEDPHVQRFVRGEADEEELAGLR; encoded by the coding sequence ATGAACCAAGACACGAGTACCGGCGCGACGTGGGCGGGCGACTTCGCCGAGGCAAAACTGCACGAACATGGTCAAACACCCGATGTCGGCCCACCGTTGGTCCGGCTCGTCAACCTGCACAAATCGTTCGGCAAACTCCTGGTGCTCGACGGCGTCGACCTCGTGGTCAACCGCGGCGAAACGCTCGTCGTCCTCGGCGCGTCGGGCAGCGGCAAGTCCGTCATGCTCAAGCACATCGTCGGCCTGCTCGGGCCCGACCAAGGCGAGGTTTATTTCGACGACATCCGCATCGACCGGCTCAACGAACGCGAACTCGCCGAGGTCCGCCATCGCTTCGGCTACCTCTTTCAGCAAGGCGCGCTCTTCGACTCGCTCAACAACCTGCAGAATGTCGGCTTCCCGTTACGCCAACACACCCGTAAGACCAACGAGGAAATCGACGCAACCGCCCTGCGGATGCTCAAGATGGTCGGCTTGCCCGACGTCGGGCCGAAGATGCCCAGCGAAGTCTCGGGCGGTCAACGCAAGCGCGTCGCCTTGGCCCGCGCGATCGCCATGGAGCCGGACATCGTGTTTTACGACGAGCCGACCACCGGCCTGGACCCGATCCGTTCGGACGCGATCTCCGAACTGATCCTCAAACTTCAGCGCGAACTCGAGGTCACCAGCGTCGTCGTCACCCACGACATGGCCAACGCGTTCAAGGTCGGCGATCGCATCGTGATGCTCCACCACGGCAAGATCATCTTCAACGGCACCGGCGATGAGATTCGCGACTGCGAAGATCCGCACGTCCAACGCTTCGTCCGCGGCGAGGCGGATGAGGAAGAATTGGCGGGGCTGCGGTAG
- a CDS encoding DUF1570 domain-containing protein encodes MSGKRSSRWPVLLAVLFLVGFVSVGAQRQLPRHETRYYYLHTDLEVDQARAAAIRMTKMAEEYFRRTKDFGRGQPDRRFDFYLFSNQADYNAAGGPPGSAGVYMRRGNDARLMAFMIPGHEAESWKTVQHEGFHQFADVSIGRLPPWVNEGLAEYFGESIFTGDGYVSGIVDPRRLERIRRTMEENRFIRVEDLMDMTQREWNARLKHENYDQGWAMVHFLAHGDGGRYQRPLADFIDRVGRGQDQVNAWGATFGSTDGMADALNKFWAGYDPADADHLRAEATLRTLTSYLARAVLQGKQYDNFDAFLEGLRDGDISMDVNVVGENWLPDDLRLRVLHNTDGWLAAGYAFEIVSDPRRLQLRMTEPDGTVKLAGYKLRRGLVSEVVVQ; translated from the coding sequence ATGAGCGGCAAACGAAGTAGTCGATGGCCGGTGTTGCTGGCGGTGCTTTTCTTGGTCGGTTTCGTGAGCGTCGGGGCGCAGCGCCAGTTGCCGCGACACGAAACACGCTACTACTACCTGCACACCGACCTCGAGGTGGATCAGGCTCGTGCGGCCGCGATCCGCATGACCAAGATGGCCGAGGAGTACTTCCGCCGGACCAAGGACTTCGGGCGCGGGCAGCCGGACCGCCGGTTCGACTTTTACCTGTTCAGCAACCAGGCCGACTACAACGCCGCAGGCGGTCCGCCCGGTTCGGCCGGGGTTTACATGCGGCGTGGTAACGATGCCCGGCTCATGGCGTTCATGATCCCGGGCCACGAGGCCGAGAGTTGGAAGACCGTGCAGCACGAGGGTTTTCACCAGTTCGCCGACGTCTCGATCGGCCGGCTTCCGCCTTGGGTCAACGAAGGCTTGGCCGAGTACTTCGGCGAGTCGATCTTCACCGGCGACGGATACGTCTCGGGCATTGTCGACCCTCGCCGGCTCGAACGCATCCGACGCACCATGGAGGAGAACCGTTTCATCCGCGTGGAGGACCTCATGGACATGACCCAGCGCGAGTGGAACGCCCGGCTCAAGCACGAGAACTATGACCAAGGCTGGGCCATGGTCCACTTCCTCGCCCACGGCGATGGGGGCAGGTACCAGCGCCCATTGGCCGACTTCATCGACCGTGTCGGGCGTGGGCAGGATCAAGTGAACGCGTGGGGCGCGACCTTCGGCAGTACCGACGGCATGGCCGACGCGCTCAACAAGTTCTGGGCGGGGTACGACCCCGCCGACGCGGATCACCTGCGAGCCGAGGCGACCCTGCGGACGCTCACGAGTTATCTCGCCCGTGCCGTGCTTCAGGGCAAGCAGTATGACAACTTCGATGCGTTTCTCGAAGGCCTACGCGACGGTGACATCTCCATGGATGTCAACGTCGTGGGGGAAAACTGGTTGCCCGACGATCTGCGTTTGCGTGTCTTGCACAACACGGACGGTTGGCTCGCGGCCGGTTACGCGTTCGAGATCGTCTCCGACCCGCGTCGGCTGCAACTGCGGATGACCGAACCTGACGGAACCGTCAAGCTCGCCGGCTACAAGCTCCGGCGTGGCCTGGTGTCGGAAGTCGTCGTGCAGTGA
- a CDS encoding MlaD family protein, whose amino-acid sequence MSSNKRNSLVGITVLLALGLLGYMIIQFGGNLAGPFAGEKFTVTIDTERADALSVGSPVQFKGVTVGQVSKLELTDDYGLTLEAQIDADKRIPGNVIGYIRQTNLLSSGAVIQLEIEATPDGVLAAGDVVPTNYTGNEIIPAEIGELASNLNDIVTEFKEQGLIGDTKILLQNTNEQITRAGDTIASAREFIDDPQMRADIKAAIADSRATAASAREAMEKFNDAGDEIVITIGETRQAINQTAGRVADSLVELDKSLDNIQSITAKIDNGEGTVGRIINDPALYNALLDVLKQANAVSRDAQRLIVQLEQEGFKVGF is encoded by the coding sequence ATGAGCTCGAACAAACGAAACTCCCTGGTGGGGATCACGGTCCTGTTGGCCCTGGGGCTGCTCGGATACATGATTATCCAGTTCGGGGGCAACCTCGCCGGGCCGTTCGCGGGGGAGAAGTTCACCGTCACGATCGACACCGAACGCGCCGACGCGTTGTCGGTCGGGTCGCCGGTACAGTTCAAAGGCGTCACCGTCGGCCAGGTCAGCAAGCTCGAACTGACCGACGACTACGGCCTCACGCTCGAAGCACAGATCGACGCCGACAAACGCATCCCCGGTAACGTCATCGGCTACATCCGGCAGACCAACTTGCTTTCGAGCGGGGCCGTCATCCAACTGGAAATCGAAGCCACTCCTGACGGCGTGCTCGCGGCAGGTGACGTCGTGCCGACCAACTACACGGGCAACGAGATCATCCCCGCCGAGATCGGCGAACTCGCGAGCAACCTCAACGACATCGTCACCGAGTTCAAGGAACAAGGGCTCATCGGCGACACGAAGATCCTGCTGCAAAACACCAACGAGCAAATCACCCGCGCCGGCGACACGATCGCCTCGGCACGGGAGTTCATCGACGACCCGCAGATGCGTGCCGACATCAAGGCGGCGATTGCCGACAGTCGCGCGACCGCCGCAAGCGCGCGGGAGGCGATGGAAAAGTTCAACGACGCCGGCGACGAGATCGTCATCACCATCGGCGAAACCCGCCAGGCCATCAACCAGACCGCCGGCCGGGTCGCCGACAGCCTCGTCGAGCTCGACAAGTCGCTGGACAACATCCAATCGATCACCGCCAAGATCGACAACGGCGAGGGCACGGTCGGCCGAATCATCAACGACCCTGCCCTGTACAACGCCCTGCTCGACGTGCTCAAGCAGGCCAACGCCGTCAGCCGCGACGCGCAGCGGCTGATCGTGCAACTGGAGCAGGAAGGCTTCAAAGTCGGCTTCTAA
- a CDS encoding glycosyltransferase — MPRVSVILASYNAEAFIRAAVDSILAQTFTDFEFIIVDDGSTDQSRAILHGYDDPRIRLIEQDNIGLTPTLNKACKLATGDLLARMDADDVAKPDRFAKQVAFLDAHPEVAVLGGAYELVDDRGRLLRVQHQPTDNATLQELCLVGKVPICHPLVMMRRGVFEQVGGYDESYSASQDLDLWLRMGEHGDLASLPDVLLQYRMQADSISEKKGALQTECMRRGCEAAWERRGVIGKYTFANPTGWRPTNATESKLKYALQYGWWAWHSGEWRTALSYGKDAVKLSPTSTDGWKLVACALMKRKSA; from the coding sequence ATGCCGCGCGTGAGTGTCATTCTGGCCTCTTACAACGCCGAAGCGTTCATCCGCGCCGCGGTGGATTCGATCCTCGCACAGACATTCACCGACTTCGAGTTCATCATCGTCGACGACGGCTCGACCGACCAAAGCCGGGCGATCCTGCATGGATATGACGACCCGCGGATTCGGCTCATCGAGCAGGACAACATCGGCCTGACGCCCACGCTCAACAAGGCCTGCAAGCTCGCGACCGGCGACCTGCTGGCCCGCATGGACGCCGACGATGTCGCCAAGCCCGACCGGTTCGCGAAGCAGGTCGCCTTCCTCGATGCCCACCCCGAGGTGGCGGTGCTGGGCGGTGCGTACGAACTGGTCGACGATCGTGGCCGACTGCTGCGCGTGCAACATCAGCCGACCGACAACGCGACGCTCCAGGAACTCTGCCTCGTCGGCAAGGTGCCCATCTGCCACCCGTTGGTGATGATGCGGCGCGGCGTCTTCGAGCAAGTCGGCGGCTACGACGAGAGCTATTCCGCGAGCCAGGATCTCGATTTGTGGCTACGGATGGGCGAGCACGGCGATTTGGCGAGCCTGCCGGACGTGCTGCTGCAGTACCGCATGCAGGCCGATTCGATCAGCGAGAAAAAGGGGGCGCTGCAGACCGAGTGCATGCGGCGCGGTTGCGAAGCGGCGTGGGAACGGCGCGGCGTCATCGGCAAGTACACCTTCGCCAACCCGACCGGCTGGCGTCCGACCAACGCGACCGAAAGCAAGCTCAAGTACGCACTGCAATACGGCTGGTGGGCCTGGCACAGCGGCGAATGGCGGACCGCGCTGAGCTACGGCAAGGACGCGGTGAAGCTGTCGCCCACCTCGACCGACGGATGGAAACTCGTGGCGTGTGCCCTGATGAAACGGAAGTCGGCGTGA